In a single window of the Aphis gossypii isolate Hap1 unplaced genomic scaffold, ASM2018417v2 Contig00116, whole genome shotgun sequence genome:
- the LOC126553271 gene encoding uncharacterized protein LOC126553271, whose product MAGSIADNSALYKKKTFTYVPPTPPAELIESTSYTLDFASHFMKKIFGFMGHILSFISDTPQKYKRVIFYEDEKMKLSSMTYSGENVLVIETKNRDGCRVLLNRGDLLRLQYLECSIFESIVQKEVFTALLIIKQYEEIVEYLDKKCRQHKSPPKTVDEMVVFIKNIQDDRVVKSIPNFSNQIQMCAAEQLAESLLHHRANISHEYSNETTVISPMSSPPTPMSTPPPSFTMQSPSRAVDENDGPFHFNTRSLSKTYNFDSAVSEMYFVPKLEAGNASSASSSILRSTVDIFTLSFCLLISTTIIGHRFLKSDRFSRGVTSSWP is encoded by the exons atGGCTGGATCAATCGCTGACAACTCTGCCTTGTATAAAAAGAAGACCTTTACTTATGTGCCACCGACACCACCAGCTGAACTCATCGAATCTACTAGCTACACACTAGACTTTGCATCCC attttatgaaaaaaatattcgggTTCATGGGGCATATCTTGTCGTTCATATCAGACACACCACAAAAATATAAGcgagttatattttatgaagacGAAAAAATGAAACTATCGAGTATGACGTATAGCGGAGAAAATGTGTTGGTGATCGAAACAAAAAATCGTGATGGATGTAGAGTACTGCTGAATCGGGGCGACCTTCTTCGACTTCAATATCTCGAATGTTCTATTTTCGAGAGCATCGTGCAAAAAGAAGTATTCACCGctctattgattataaaacaatatgaagAAATTGTCGAGTACCTCGACAAGAAATGTAGGCAGCATAAATCACCGCCGAAAACTGTTGACGAGATGGTAGTTTTCATTAAGAACATACAAGACGATCGAGTCGTTAAATCTATACCAAATTTCTCCAATCAAATACAGATGTGTGCAGCTGAACAGTTAGCTGAATCATTGTTACACCATAGGGCAAACATCTCGCAtgag tattccAATGAAACGACGGTCATTTCGCCAATGTCGTCACCACCTACACCGATGTCAACACCACCACCGAGTTTCACAATGCAATCGCCGAGCAGAGCAGTCGATGAAAACGATGGGCCGTTTCATTTCAACACGCGATCATTATCGAAAACGTACAACTTCGATTCAGCCGTATcggaaatgtattttgtaccaaaac TGGAAGCTGGAAACGCTTCGTCTGCTTCTAGTTCAATCCTTAGGTCGACAGttgacatttttacattatcgTTCTGCTTGCTCATATCAACAACTATAATCGGACACAGATTTTTGAAATCTGATCGGTTCAGTAGAGGTGTCACTTCGTCATGGCCGTAG
- the LOC126553272 gene encoding uncharacterized protein LOC126553272, whose amino-acid sequence MWAVVHFTVDNSVDYVPSSWIRKNGISLLCGWPNNDSSLKNFRSNRVHPNKKDFTYYKCRIISKDIASLSEAKIKAEKAQFTSDVSDVDNYKKKPKIKSSNKSAAAVFEKKSPLAPGYFSEYVDADCIMVKNDDGFKLYESDECSENLSTIDDSDVDKDYMPINKDEKQEDATEIWLTKDSEVNYQNMDTEDTPNSKPDVNTSFETHNNCETRTLSQSQSSLQSKQIDPVNSQSFIGFQKATLNYLAFLKVEIAKIADNQQQLLEYMQSNNFNKSQGSAGNQNWEHEVDYFIQNWPISTNEELMNMEEKIKLDVNFKNQVVWELARVGGKSLKGLIYRIMKKVFDDQLLISFTYYGLRNKENFSRLGINKAIFEAVKNKSSFKNSSEDEIITSIGKWLTCAKGRLLEKNKIK is encoded by the exons ATGTGGGCTGTAGTACATTTTACTGTAGACAACTCTGTCGATTATGTTCCTTCAAGTTGGATAAGAAAAAATGGGATTTCACTGTTATGTGGATGGCCAAATAATGACTCTTCTTTGAAAAACTTCAGATCAAATCGTGTGCACCCAAACAAAAAAGACTTTACCTATTACAAGTGTAGAATAATTTCTAAAGATATTG catcATTATCCGAAGCTAAAATTAAAGCCGAAAAGGCCCAGTTCACATCAGATGTATCTGATGtagataattacaaaaaaaaaccaaaaatcaaGTCATCAAACAAATCTGCAGCAgctgtttttgaaaaaaaaagtcctTTGGCGCCag gtTATTTTTCGGAATATGTTGATGCCGATTGTATAATGGTGAAGAATGAtgatggttttaaattatatgaaagtGATGAATGTTCTGAGAATT TATCTACGATTGATGACAGTGATGTGGATAAAGACTATATGCCTATAAACAAAGATGAAAAACAAGAAGATGCTACTGAAATCTGGCTTACTAAag ATAGTGaagtaaattatcaaaatatggaTACAGAAGATACACCAAACAGTAAACCag ATGTAAATACTTCATTTGAAACGCATAATAACTGTGAAACTCGCACTCTGTCACAATCGCAGTCATCTCTACAGTCTAAACAAATAGACCCAGTTAATTCTCAGTCATTTATTG GTTTCCAAAAAGCTACACTAAACTACTTGgcttttttaaaagtagaaaTAGCTAAAATTGCAGACAACCAACAACAATTATTGGAGTATATGCAATcgaacaattttaacaaatctCAAGGTTCTGCTGGCAATCAGAATTGGGAACATGAAGTAGActatttcattcaaaattgGCCCATTTCCACAAATGAAGAACTAATGAATAtggaagaaaaaattaaattggatgttaattttaaaaatcaagtc gtgTGGGAACTTGCAAGAGTAGGCGGTAAATCATTAAAAGGCTTGATATACAGAATAATGAAGAAAGTCTTTGATGACCAGTTATTAATatcttttacatattatggttTACGGAACAAAGAAAACTTTTCACGATTGGGCATCAACAAGGCAatttttg aaGCTGTTAAGAATAAgtcaagttttaaaaattcatcagAGGACGAAATAATTACCTCTATTGGGAAATGGCTAACGTGTGCCAAAGGAAGGCtgctagaaaaaaataaaataaaataa